The following nucleotide sequence is from Candidatus Aegiribacteria sp..
TATCTCGTGGGCATACGACAGAAACTTTGAATCATCCGTTTCAACATCTCTAACCTGGCCGATAAGCCAGTTCGCAATATGTCTTTCACCAAGATATATGCCCGCTCCTGCATCCCATAAGCCGGCACTTAAACAATTCGTTATCACCGGTCCATCGGCGTCAGGGCTTGCAATGGCCTTTTCTGTAATAACATCGGAATGTCTGCAGTTGCTGCATCCTCTCTCTGTCTTTTTTACGATGTCTCTGCAGAATCTTGTGAAATTGCTCGGACGGGTAATAGCTTTTCCGTCAGGGTCTGTGATTATGGAGGCTACACCTGTTGCTGAGGCAAATGCATCCTGGAGTTTCTGTATCCTGTTTATATCGAACAGATCCTTGAATATGATAATGCTATTCTTAATCTTTTTCACTGTAGAAATACTCCGGAGTTATTTGATGTCTGCTGTGTTCCTTAAAAACTTCAGCAATATATAATTGATTGTGGAACGAAGTTATACAGGTTCTTCATAATACACAATACACTTTACGGCTTTCAGGATTCTCTGTCTACGCTTCGTCCATATTGCTCGATTTTTCCATATTACCGTGAAGGTTACTTATTCCGCTGATTCCCGCTCCCAGAACCCTTTTCTCCTCTGCTTGTGAGGAATGCGAAAAGGGCTCCGATAAGACTGCTGATCCCTATTCCGGAAGGACATCCATTGCTGCCGCAGAACGGGCAAGGGGTTGTTGACGCAAGTAAACCGGTATAACCGAACCACCAGGCAGCGAAACGGACCACTCGTGATGAAAACGTTCGTTTTCCGCGGTTTTCTTCTGGAATTGAGTTGTTGTTTTGATCCATATTCAAAGCTCCCCTTCTCAATATGCAGCTATATATCACTTATGGATACATATATGGACATTCCGGCGATTCTAAAACAGTGATTTCAAGGTCTTTAATAAATGGGAATACTTCTTCATTAATAATCAGAGTATCTGCTGTTCCTGTAACCCTCAGCCACTGATCATCGGGAATTCCTGTGACTGAACCTCCTTCAAGATAGATTCCGTAAGGAATCGCATCATTAACACAGCAGACAATCAGGAAGCGAAACAGTACAGGCATATTTCCGGAAATGCTGTCCGTATTAATCAGCGAACCCTCAAGAGTGACTGTACGCTCGAAAGCACATCCGTAATCGGACAAAAGTGAGTAAAGGTCTGTATGCATGACCGTATTCTGTAATCCGGATGATCCGGGCTGCAATTCAATTCCGTCCAGGGATTCGACCATGGATATACTTCTTCTCGAATAAGCGTATGCACCAAGTTGATCCCCGGCACTGAAAACCAGATAAATCAGTGGAAAAAGAAGAATACCGGTATCAACCAGATCCGCTCTGCTCTCTTCTTCCTTTCTGAGGAGTACCGGAGATAGTACGAGAGAGGCAAGAAACAAGCCGGATAGAATCGCGCCGATAGCAATAATCGGCCATAGATGAATGGCTATATGCATTTTGTACCTTCCGTTAAGAAGCAACAGAACGAGCATTACCATCCAGGCGGTGTATACCAGCATTTTAAGAAGCGTTGGAATCGATTGTGGCTTCTTCATGTGAATACCGGTCCCAGAACATGAAGCAGGTATGAAACGCATAGAACCACTGCAATCACGCTTATCGCGATTACAGGAATGGCCCTTTTCCGGAAGACGATTCTGTACATCAGCATAAGTTTGATGTCCAGCATTGGTCCAATAAGCATGAATGACATCTGTGAGGATAATGGGAAAGCGTTCTTACCGAATGAGGCCGCCACGAAGGCATCTCCGTCAGAACATATACTGAGACATACAGCGAGGCCCATCATCATCAGGATTGACATGACAGGGCTCGCGATGACTCCCGAGATTATACTCCGGCTGACAATAGACTGAAGAAGCCCCGCCAGGAAAGCTCCCATAACAAGATATTTACCTGCAATGACGAAATCCCCGGCAGCGGTTCGAATAACTCTGCTCCACCGGCTTCCGGATTCCCCACTGTCCATCAGATTGCATGTCTTTTGAGAAGTGATATCCTTTCTGATCAGCGAATCTCCCGCATACTTCTGTACTATTAGAGCCACGATAACAGCGATTGTATATCCCCCTATTATCCGCAAAGCCATGATCTTCCATGAGAACCTGTAAGCCACGAGAGTGGAGAGAGCAACAATTGGATTAATAGTAGGTCCCGCAAGCATATAAGCAATTGCCGCACCTGGAGATACCCCCTTCTTGATCAGCCTGTATACAACAGTTACAACGGCACACTCACAAACGGGAACCGCGAAGCCGATCAAGCCACCCAGCAGTACTGATTTCAGACGTCCATCTTTCAACGAATTCACCATTTTTTTCGGCATGTATTCCTCAATGATTCCGCCAACCAGTGAACCCAGCAGCATGAACGGGAAAGCTTCCAGAACAATGCCGGAAAAGCTGAGAAAGGCTGTATGGAAAGAGTCAACATCGCGCGTCAACAGCAGCATGAGCAGAGCAACAATCAGGAATGCAAGATACAACCTGTATTTCCTGTCCACTTCAATGCAACCGTAAGCGGTATCATTCAAGACGATCCACCTCCCTTTTTCGGTCTGGTAATGAATACTACCACGAACGCTAGTCCCAGAAGCAGAAGTGAATCGCGAACCATCTTCCCCCATATGAAAGTTGCTGCCCAGGGCTGATTGAAGAACCAGGCTGTGGACATGTTCCGCTGCCCGGGAGCATGCATAGGTGATCCTCTGTTTGCCGATGCTGATTCCGTCAGCGAATCGCTGATTTCCAATTCGCAGAAAAATCGAGTGTTGCGTAGTGATGGTTCTGCATCAATGCTGTCCCTGGAAAACAGATAGGAATCTTCAACTACTTCACTTATATCATAATCCTGGCAAGATAATGAAGTAATCATAGCAAATACCAGGATTAGTAATCCTGTTTTTCGCAAACCGCCTCCTCATTGGTTTATTCGATTATCCGGATATGTGTTAACCGGGTAAGTCACCAACTGTTATGTCAGCTGATCAATCAGGCATTTGTGAAAGGAGGGCTTCGTGAGCGTATGGTCAGTTCAGCAGGCTGAGGAGAGATATGTATGGTTTCCTGATGCGATGCATCGATGTCGAGTACTGTAAGACAGGGAACGCATTCATTAATATCCGCACACTGTGAATACATATGTCCACTGCAGAAAGCGCAGTGTTCGTGATTATGTCTCAGTGTGTCAGGGAAACTGAATAAAGACGTTGTCTGGATCGAACCAGAGCGTGACAGTTTCCGCTCAAGGTTGAAAGCCTCTATCGGGTTTTCGCGGGATGCTGTCTGTTTTAAATGAAGTAATTGCATATGAGGGAGACCGGTAGGCCCCACTCCAAGAAATACAGCCAGGGCGAAGGATACACATAAGCGGATTAATGCTTCAGGAAAAGTACGCATTCGTTACTCCGTATCCGTTCTATTCACGTGATCGGAAGGTTTTCCCGGTTCCTGTTAAAAAAGCAATTCCTGATTCTTTCGTCTGGACAAACGATACAATAAACTGAATACAATTTAATACATATGACTAAAGCGTCAACCGGTTCCAATATAGAGATTCAAATGTAATCAGACCCGCTACAGCAGTTCCGTTTATAGAATGGTTTAAAATGCATGGGGTGAGAAGAGTATCTCAGCTCATGTCCACCACTTCACCGGTGCACAGGTAGACAACGCGTTCGCATATATTGACAACCCTGTCTCCGACTCGCTCCAGGTTATGGGCAGCAAAAGTCAGCAGCATGGCATCCGCTATGCTGTCCGGATTCTGCATTACATGGGTAACAAGTTTTCTGAAGACCTGTTCGTAAAGCATGTCTATTTCAACATCCATTGCCGGTAACCTCTCAGCTATCGCTATATCGCGGTTAAGGAATGAATCTATGGACAGTTCGAGCATCTCTTTTACCTTCCGCTGCATTATGGGAATATCAACAAGAGGCTGTATATGGCTTCCAGGAGGAATCTTGCTGTTAATCACCGCTATGCCCTTTGCATAATCCGCGATTCTTTCAAGTTCCATCGCTATCTGCATGGTCGCGAATAGAAAACGCAGGTCACCCGCAACCGGCTGCTGTGTGGCGATTATATTAAGACACTGTTCCTCGATATCATGGCACTGGAGATTGATCTTCTCATCATTCAGAACGAGTTCCTTACCCTCACTGAACAGTCTTTCCTTGAGGATACCGACAGATTCACCAAGTGCGTTTTCAGCCATCCTTGAGAGTTTTAGCAGCTCTTCCCTGAGGCTGTTCATTTCCGCTTCATATGTCTCTCTTGGCATTATATCTTCTCTCCTTTATCCAAACCTGCCTGAGATATAGTCTTCAGTTCTGGTGTCAACCGGATTAGTGAATATATCGCTGGTCTTTCCAAACTCAATCAGGTTA
It contains:
- a CDS encoding permease; this translates as MNDTAYGCIEVDRKYRLYLAFLIVALLMLLLTRDVDSFHTAFLSFSGIVLEAFPFMLLGSLVGGIIEEYMPKKMVNSLKDGRLKSVLLGGLIGFAVPVCECAVVTVVYRLIKKGVSPGAAIAYMLAGPTINPIVALSTLVAYRFSWKIMALRIIGGYTIAVIVALIVQKYAGDSLIRKDITSQKTCNLMDSGESGSRWSRVIRTAAGDFVIAGKYLVMGAFLAGLLQSIVSRSIISGVIASPVMSILMMMGLAVCLSICSDGDAFVAASFGKNAFPLSSQMSFMLIGPMLDIKLMLMYRIVFRKRAIPVIAISVIAVVLCVSYLLHVLGPVFT
- the phoU gene encoding phosphate signaling complex protein PhoU; the encoded protein is MPRETYEAEMNSLREELLKLSRMAENALGESVGILKERLFSEGKELVLNDEKINLQCHDIEEQCLNIIATQQPVAGDLRFLFATMQIAMELERIADYAKGIAVINSKIPPGSHIQPLVDIPIMQRKVKEMLELSIDSFLNRDIAIAERLPAMDVEIDMLYEQVFRKLVTHVMQNPDSIADAMLLTFAAHNLERVGDRVVNICERVVYLCTGEVVDMS